TTTTCTTTACTGTGTGATattcacaccccacccccaccttccccagTTTCCTCAAGTGTTCCTTCCAGGacggctttctttcttttttttttttaattttttttttaacatttatttatttttaagacagagagagacagagcatggatgggggagggtcagagagagggagacacagaatccaaaacaggctccaggctcagagctgtcagcacagagcccgacgcggggctcgaactcacggaccgcgagatcatgacctgagccaaagttggccacttaaccaactgagccacccaggcgcccctccaggacCTCTTTCTATGCTGGGTATGGCCAGTTGTAGGTGCAGACAGGGCTTAGAGGGACTTGTGTAGCAAAGGCCTAGCAGCAGCCTAAGGAAGTAGGTGAAAGGGTCTTCAGGGATGGCACCCAAGGATGGGTGAgcaccctctcccttctcttgtCTCACTCATGATATCCTTATGAGATGAAGCTGGCCCTGAGGCAGAGCAATAGCACAGCCCCCTGTCTCTTCTGGAGGCCATGGCTCTGTCCCGGCACAGGCTTTAGCTCCTACCTCTCAGTCCTGAGCACCAATGTCCAGAGTTTAGGGACCACAGCCCAAGCTTTGTCAGGTGGACGGGAGGCACTTCAGTCAGTTAATTTTATTGAGTACCGTCCACAGGCCAGACAGAGCTggggtgctggggatacagtgaTGAATAGACTGTCTCAGCTCCAAATGCACTTAGTGCTAGTGGGGAGAGACATAGATAAGCAATGAAACAAATACATCTGGGATGCTGATTAAAGGTtatgaagaaactaaaatagaGAGTGGGGTCAAGGCTCAGTGCATGGCTGGGGTCAGGGTTCAGCCAAGGAGACTGGTGGAATGACCAGACTAAGAGTGAGGCCAGAGATGACCAGACAGATCCATAGCCAGGTGGACAGCAGGTGAGTAAAGAGGTTGGCCCGGGCCTGGAGGAAGGACTGAAGGCTCCTGGGagagagggggtggtggtggggggtgggggaggtgggatcTATTAAACTGATGACTCCAGGCCCTAATCCTGTGCCAGGCCTAGGCGggtagttggggggggggtagcaCCCCTGCTGGGGTGTAATTTCACGCTGAAGGGTCTGATGGGGCGTCCCACGGACTGATCCTTTCTGGATCAGAAAACCCACTTCCCTTTGTCGCATGCAGGGCGATTAATGCCTTAACCCTTTATGGGCTGGCCTGGGGCCAGTCCTGCCCCATCTCACTTCCAGCTCCTTGGGATCTAGTCAGAGCCCTTTGCCTCCAGCCCCAGGAGCTCCTGGACCTGCTCTTACTTGCAGAGAGGGAGAAGTTGTCACTGAGGAAAGCCAGGGGTTGGGTTCCAAAACCAGAAGCGTGAGGTCTAGTCTAATccaccaggaagccttcccacGTGTGCCATGGTAAGGCCCTCACCACCTTCCAGGGGAGCCCCTCCCACTGGCAATAAGCAACAAACCCATAAAGTCCCGAGACCCATCAATGAGGAATGAACACTGGATGCCCCAGTGTCCCCTGAACACTTACAAGCCATGCCTCCGGTAACACCCCAGGGACGTCCCTGCTCATTTTGTCCAATGGCGGCATTCCAGCCTGGGCAGGCCATCACAGTCAGCCCCAgcctctctgtcctcccttgctcacgtCCCCTCCCTGCCTTGGTTCAAAGACCCACCAGGAAGTTGTCGTAccttctctggcccttcccttcgCTCCTCCCAGTCTAACTTCAAGGCGTCACCGTGCAgctctctggggtgggggaggggcagggacctgCTGGGCCTCCTCTAAGCTCCCTGGGTCTCTAAAACCCCAGCACCATTAAAAGAAAGCCCCTAAATGTTATTTACACTTCGGAGTCTTAAAAACCATTAACAAAAGCCACTTAATTCAATTATCTTCCCGGCTGGCTCAGTTCTCAGCGCTGAGCAAGGGCCTCCCCTTGccgcctcctccctctgcccgccccccccccactgtcaTTGTGTCGGGCTAATGAGGTAAACTGAAGCGAGCCCTGTCCCCCCTGACAGGTTTATGAGAATTTAATAAAGCGTGGCCGGGACCAAATGAGTTGCCTCAGCCTCCGAGAGCTCATTGTCTTTGGCGTCAGCGTTTTTTGACTAGagctgtcccctcccccgcccgggcTCCTGCCTGGCTTGGTCCCCATTCCTGCCCTCGGTCCCTCCCAAGGTGAGCTGGCCAGTGAGTCTGGTAGAGGCCAGCTTGGCCCTGCAGGGCAAGACACCCAGGCTGTACCCTGAGTAGGGCAGAAACTGAATTGGCCCGTGTGCCTTGGGGACAGGTGTGTGGTCTTCCCAGCCCTCATACACACCAGACCCCAGGAGTGTACGGGGACCTCTGGGACTTCTACTACCCAGCCCACACCGCCCTCACGCTCACGGGCCCCTGCCAACCTGAGGCTGAGGCCTGGCTGGTGCCACCTTGAGCATGATTCACTCTTTCTTGCCTATTTGGAGTGACCATCCagagtgaggagggaaggggcatcCAGAGCACAGGGGACACAAGTCCTCAGTCATGGCCTGGTCCGTGGAAGGACACTTTCACATGCAAGGTCACCTTCTCCTCACATTTTCCCTGAAAGGTAACAAGGGGTAGACAATGAGAGGGACTTGCTCAAGGTTCCTAGGGAGTCAGAAGTGCAGATGGAAGAAACTCAGCCTGCAGGCCCCTCAGACAtccaggcagggaggaaggccCCCCACCTGGAGCTCCAAGGGTATTTGGAGAAGGCCTGGCCGTCCTTCCTCCCTCATGTCCTAGACAGCCTTTCTGTCTGGCCTCTCAGGGGTCTAATGTCCAGGAGTTTCTGGACCATTCAGAGATCcagaattccttttctttccctcaaaagTATTTCCAGGAGTTATTTCCTTCTGGGACTGAAGCCTGACTCGGTCTGTGACCATGATGAAAATTCAGTCTTTGTCCAGGGTTAGTGTTCAATGTATGGATCAGGGTCAGAGTTCAGGTTGGGACCACAATAAGGGCTTAATGTAGACCCATGATCAAGACTCAGTCTGTGCCCAGGTCAGGGTTTAATTTTTGATAAAGATCAGGGTTTAGTTTATGGACTGAGTTAGAACTCAGTGTAAGATCAGGATCAGGATTCAGTGTAGGGACCAGGCAGTGTCAAGCCTCAGATTATGACCAGGATCATGTTTAGGCCAGGACTCAGTATGGGCTGGGGTGAGGTCTCAGTCTAAGATCAAGATAACCAGACTCAGGTCTTACCTGTGACCTTGATAGAGGCTGTCCAGGATCAGGCCTCCCTCTGTAATAAGGTCAGGTTTCGGCGTTGGAGGTATCAGTAAACTTGGGTGACCCCACCCCCAGTCCTTGTATGCCCGGCTCcttgctccccctcctcctcagggGTTTGCCCTCAGAAGGGGAAAAGGCCAAGTTAATACAGTCTGGCTGGGCTGAGAAGTCTCTATCCCCTGTCATGTGCCTAGAGTGCCCTCTGGTGGCACTCCCTAGCAGTGCCTATTTCCTCAGGCTTCCCCAGTCCATCTGGCCATCTCCTACTTCGGGGAGCCTACCCCTCAGGCACTTCCATCCACACCCATCTAGCCAGCTCTACGTTCCTGCGTCACCCCACCTTCCACAAAGAGGTGGAAAACAGGAACTGGCCATGGCAAGTCCCACACACGTAAGGggcttttctcccttcctgcccAGAGCAGGCATCTTAATAATTCCCTATTACTGGGGACCTGGCGTCTTCGCCATGTGATAAGATCCACACCTTTTACTCATTCGACAAATATGTATTGTGTACTTACCTTGTGCCAGGTGAACACCTGAGTGCAGAGCAGTGAACAAGCCGGAAGTGCTAACTTCTTGGAGCTCACATTCCACTCACTTCTCCCCAATCCCCAACTCCCCAAGTCCACAGACCTCCTCAGCAAGGCACTTGCATTAGCAGAAGGTTGGGTGGGATTCAGAACTGGGCAATTCAACGTTCCTTCTCTCTCCTAGATTCAGAGGTTAGACTATTCTAGATTCTGAGTTCTCTGTCATGTCTCAGATGCCTCATCTGGACTCGTGGCTTCCCGACCATCCATATGACAATGGCTTCTAAATCTGCATCCTCTCTTTCCAGAACTCAGGGCTGTGCCTCCAGCAATCACAGGACAGCTCCCCTGGGTTAACAGAATTTTCCTCTTACCACAGCCCTGACTCTTCACCCTATGCTGAGCTCTCAAATCAAAATTCTAGAAGTTCCTCCTGGAGTCCTCTCTTTCACTCCTCTTGAACTTCCCCAACAGAGAGACCTCCAAAATGGGCATAGAATCTGTCCACTTCCCAGCCACCACTCCAGTCCCAGCACCCCCAGCATATCTCACTGCAATAACCTCCCACTCCACCCCGTTTTCCCTCTTGCCCCTCGACACTCTATTTTCCACACAGAAGGCAGAGCGATCTTTACCATCATAAATCAGACCACgtcacttccctgcttaaaaccctccacCTCACTGAGAGTAAAATCCCAACTCTGCACCCTGGTTTACTAAGCTGTACATGAGCTGAGCAAGATGCCCCCCCTACCCACCCTCCCCAACTTCATCTACAGCCCTTCTTTCTTGGTTGGACACAGAGGCGAAGTTCATTCTCACCTTAGGGCTTTTGCACTGGCCATTTCCTGAGCTTGAAATGTTCTTGCCCTTGACCTTTGCATGACTGACTCTTGTCAGagctcagcttaaatgtcacctctcaGAGAAGACCTCCCCAGCCACCCAAGTCCCTCTGTCACATCTTCTTATGGTGATTTTCTGCACGGCACTTCCGCTAACATTTTTTGTCTTGTTTACGTAAttctttattgtctgtctcccccaagTAGATGTAAGCCCCCCTCCAGAGCTTGTTCACCGCTATATTCCCAGTGCTGGACACATAGTAGGGTtcaggaattatttattttttaagtttatttatttattttgagagagacagagaaagcacgagtgggagagggcagagagagagggagagtgggggggaatctcaagcaggcttccacactgtcagcgaagagcctgacgtggggctcgagcccacgaactgtgagatcatgacctgagccgaaaccaagagttaaccaccacttaactgactgagccacccagatgcccctcaggaATTGTTTAAATCAGTAAAAAATGGTCCTAAGTGGCTGCCCTCATTTCTTCTGGTGGGAACAGAGGGAGGAGATCCGAGTTCCCAGCACCTTAGTAGGCTCCCTTGTCCCAGGCTATTGGGAGTTCCCTCCGGGAAGTGGGGCTCACCCTGCCAACCCCTGAGCCCCACAGGCCCCAGGAAGCACCCCTCCTTTCAGAAGGACCAGCTGTGCCTCCTACACTTGCAGCCCCTGGACTTCTGAGGACAGGCCCTCGTGCCTCCATTCTCAGAGTCTcaggggaggagtgggagggCCCTCATCTCAGCGCCCCTGTGCTGTGTCCCTGCAAGCCAGTCCTGGCTTGAATTTCTCGAGGTCAGGGAGCCCGCTGCTCCTGCGCTGTCAGAGTTGTGTCTTCACTGCCCACAGACTGGCCCCCTGAGCCTGCCTGAGAGGAGCCTGCAGACGGGTGGGGACAGAGCCATCATCCAGCCTCTGTGTCAGAGAGTGAGGTGTTCCTGGGCCTTGCTGGCTCCTCAGTGGTCTACTGCCCTAGAAGGGCCTGAAGGAGTGTGAGGGGAGGAGCCCCCACCCACAGTAGGAGGCCCAGGAAAGATacagggagtgggggagtggTTTCTAGGGCTGGCTGTTTGGGAAGTGGGCCCTGGGGTACGGGGAATATCTCCTAATGTAcctgtggagggggaggggacacagaaggGACAAAGGATGCCCTTTGGCTAGGGGAGGCAATGGAAGGGAGACTTCAGCGAACCAATGTTTCCCCCtggtgccccccctccccaattcaaTTCACTCACACCATGCATTTGTGGCACTGAGCCCTTATCACATGCTcactcttcctcccaccctcccagaCAGGACCTGGAAGTCTTtggcagggagaagaggaaggtctGGTGGTGTAATTCTAGGCCTCTGCCAGCAGGTGGGAGAGAGATTGGGGCTGGGCCTACCATTCCAGGCTAGAATCTGGGGGGCCTCGTCCTAAAGAGGGTGGTCCAGACCACACCCCAAGGCAGCATCAGCGGTGGCCCCTCTCACCTCCTGCTCTACCAAGGCAGCAGCAGGTGGCGTCTGAGGCTGCAGACCAGTGATCCAGAAGCGAAACCTGGGAAGGCGGTCTTTCTTGCATGTGCATGCTCAAGCGtgtccacacacatacacacacacacagagtggggggtggggaagtgttCTGAGAAGAGGTCATCAGCTCCAGGGGCTGGATGCTTCAAAGGTTAGGGCCCATCGATCCATGTGAATTAATAGAAATGACCTGCTTGCACCTACGCAGACAGATTCACTTTTCTCCAGGTCAGTGGTGGGGGAgacagcaggagaggcagaggcagaaagggagtcaggggaagggaagagtcagagggggaagaggcagagagggagtcagCCCTTCCCAGGGCTGGGGGGAAATCCCAGACCAGGGAAGAAGAGCAGTAGAGCCTACcctgggaagaaagagggaggctgCTGAAGCCCAAGGTCGATGGGCAGGAAGTTATAGCCAGCAAGGGGTGTGCCACCATCTCTGGGCACAGCTTTCCTGTGTCTCTGCAGCGAGGAGGGGCTGGCCCAGGGTTGCGGGatcttccccccgccccaccccggtCCCCAGCTCCCTTGCTTCTTTTGGGAGGCGGCCTCCATCCCTCTACCAGATGCCCTCACTCACTGGGCAGAACGCAGGCATGTCAGGGGAAAGGTGTAGGCTTTGACCAGCCCCGGGGAGTGCTTCTCCCATCCTTCTCACTGGGTGACTCACTCCTtaaccaccaccacacacacctacacacactcTCACATTCGTGTATGACGTTAGATACTGTCACCCAAATACTCCCACACTCCCCATCTCTTACGCGTAGCCAGGCAACCCCATGCACAGACACATAGATTCACCCCGCTCCCAATCTCACACACTTGTTCCCACGATGATCGGTCACACGCTCCTCTCCCCTGGGGTCCCCTTCCAGGTCTCCAAGAGGGGCCGGTGCTAGGAAGATGAGGCACTTGGCTAGGAGGACCCCAGAATCAAGGGTGCTCAGCCAGAAGCTCCACAGGCAGCCTCTCACCCCAGGCTGCACCATCACAGAGGACTGGACTCTAGAGGTGCTTTACTGAGGAGAGAGGCTCATCGGGAATGCAGTGGGGATCACACTGAGGCCTTCCTGGTTGGAGGAGCCCCCTCACCATTCATCCCTGTCTGCTTCAGCCTCAACTCCCCCGGATCTGATCTACCAGTCAGTGGAGTGCTCAACCCAGCTCTACCTTAGGAGACTATCCTGGCTCAAATCAGGACCTCCTCACACCCCCTTAATCCCAAAAGATCATGTTGGGGTAGAGACaaggagagcagaaagagaagtgggaGCTGGTGGCCTTTCACCGTGCGCAGGGcattcctccctgcccctgcttcctcccaccccttGGGCTCAGGGGCCTTGCTGGTAGTTAGTCCCTCTCAGAGCAGCTCTGTTCACAGTGCCCGCGTGCcatgggtggtggtggtagggatCGAAGGTCCAGGGGCCCCGTTGCTTCAAGTCTAGGGGGTGAGGTAAAGtagggcccagcagaccccactTAGTGGGCCAAGGCACAGCTCTCTCCTTTGGCGAGTGTGCCTCTTCACCGTCACATTCTCCCCTCCAGACGTTCCAGAGATGGGACAGATGAGGCCACCTGTGCCCAGCACCCGAcccatatggatttttttttctttttcattttccttcttctccttcctctctcccactcctcttttttcttaagtggCACCGAACGAAGGGGGCCCGACGGGGAGTCAGGGCCCGGCACCGGGTCCGCTAGGGGGCGACGCGCTCCCGGGGCAGGTTGAGCTGGACCCCTTCGGTGCGCGGCGCATAGGCCGCCGCGGGCGCGGAGGCGTCCAGGGCGAAGGGGCCGGGGCTGGAGCGGCTCGAAGACGCGGCCGAGGCGGCAGGGCTGAGCTGCACGGCCGTGGTGTCCTGCGCCGTGCGCTCGCTGCTCTCCATCTCCAGCGCCAccggcccgccgccgccgccccggcccGGGCCCGAGGCCGCCGCCGAGCGCGCGCGGGGCGCCGGGCCCCGGCGGCTACACGCGCAGCAGGCCGCGAAGCAGACGAGCGCCAGCGCCAGCAGCGCCGGCCCCACGACGAGCGGCGCGTTGCTCCGGGGTGGGAAGGAGGCGAAGGCGCCCACCAGCGTCACGTTCACGCCCGCCAGCAGCACGCACAGGCCGCAGGCGCAGAACAGCGCCGGCGACGGCAGCCCGGGCAGCCGACCCCGAGCGCGGCCCGCGAGCGCCTGGGCCGGGGCGCCTCGGCTCTTCTCTGGGGGCGGCATGGGCCTGGGGACGCCGGGCACGCATCAGGCTCCGTCCTGCCGCCGGCCCGGCCAGGCCCACCTGGCGAGCTCACGGGAGTCCTGTGGGCACAGAGCGGGAGGGAGGGTCAGCGGGGCACCTCAGTTTCCAGAACTCTCAGCTCTGGGGCGACACTCAGTGCCTGGGAGTGCCGCGGTTATCTTGGCCAGCCCCCTGCTTCTGCCTCCGGGGAGCAGAACCCATCCTGTATGGGAATTGGCCCTGGGCTCTCTGGTGGCTAATCTTACCATCCTCCCTCCAGTCCTTCAGACAGATGCAATCCCTCCACCTCCTCtactccaggaagccttcctgcaTTAATTAAATTAAGCGAGTGAAAGGTTGTAAAGTGCCCAGCGTGTGCCTAGGTGCTCATAAAATGACAATCATCATCAGTAGTCCTAATTAGAGGGCAGATGGTGGCTCTTGGGATTTAGACAACTTCTAACACCTTGCAAGTGGAAGTAGCCTTAGAAACCATCTGCTCAAGCCCTTCCTTGtctagataaggaaactgaagcccagagagctcTAGCAATTTACCCAAGATCCAGGACCAGGATCTAATGACCTGCCACCTGGCCTGGGTGTCCCCACCCTAGGCTCTGGTAGGCACAGCAGTGACATTAACTTTCCTGAACATCAGATGAGGCCCTGGAGTGAGAGACCACGTGAGAATAAGGAGCTCCTGATGTTTCAGATGGCCAGTGAGAAGGGACAGTCTCTACATGGGCTGGAGCAGACCCAAGATCCTTTGTAGACCGAGCAGATTCCAACCCTGTCCCCGTCCCACCCCCAGGACTCTACTATTAAACCTGGACTTGAAAGCCTAATCACTGGTTGCTGGAATGCCTTTCTAGTATTCTCTAATTGTCTCTGGTTCTGGGATCTATCACTGGCTTCTAGAATTCTGGGAATACATGCAGAAGCACAGGTAATGAAATTAGAGTCTGGAGCTTTAGGACTTCTATTTGAGAATTCTGTTCTATAACATGAAATCACAGGTATAAAGGTCCTCAAAGGATGAGATCATGGCTATGGAACTGTGTTAGGATTGTGAAAAAATGTCAGAATAGGCTCTGAGTGGGGATGAGAGGGAGTCATGGGGGTAGTGGTACCGCAGGTGGGAGCAGAGCATGCAGGTTGAGTAACTGAGCGTGACTGAGtggcctctctgtgcttcagtgttAACACCTGTAGTGTGGAGTCAGTGATAGAACCTACCTCATAGGGTGTAGTGATCATTAAATGCTTTAAGCTAAATCGGGTGCTTTGAACAGTGCTTGGGAGGACAGTGGGAATTCAATAACTGTCAGCCATGTTGTCACGGTGGTGGCTGCTAGAGAAGGGTGTCTATAAGGTCTCAGATCTGGGAGGTGGGGTGTGTCAGTTTGGAAACAGAACAGTTGATCTATCCCCTCAGGTGGGACTGCCTTGGGACTGAGCCCAGAGTTGTCCTTCCTGAGTCTGCAAAGCCTGCACACTGTGGGGTTGGAGAGAATGTGATGACTGTGTGAGTGAAAGCGAGGGctagtgtgggagaggggcagcacAGTCCTCGCTCGACACAGGCTGGCATCAGCCTGGCCCAAGCATGTCAGAGGGCCAGGAGGGCCACCTCTGCTTCTTGCCCAGATCTGATCActtcagggctccctcccctggcACCACGGTGAGAGGTAGAAGTTCTATTGGGACTCTGGCCAGAAGCACCTTGCTGACTCAGCCAGCTGACCCAGAGCCAGAAATCCCCAAATCCTGGCCAAGCAAGCACTTGCTGACCTTTCAGAGGACTTACAAACCACAGATTCCTCAGGAAGCTCCACATTTGCATGAACCATCTGCTCCCTTTAACCTGCAGCCTTTGGCTCTGCCAGGCAGAAATAGCAACCACTGGAGGATACAACACTTCAACAGTTGG
This Lynx canadensis isolate LIC74 chromosome C1, mLynCan4.pri.v2, whole genome shotgun sequence DNA region includes the following protein-coding sequences:
- the TMEM275 gene encoding transmembrane protein 275, with the translated sequence MPPPEKSRGAPAQALAGRARGRLPGLPSPALFCACGLCVLLAGVNVTLVGAFASFPPRSNAPLVVGPALLALALVCFAACCACSRRGPAPRARSAAASGPGRGGGGGPVALEMESSERTAQDTTAVQLSPAASAASSSRSSPGPFALDASAPAAAYAPRTEGVQLNLPRERVAP